A region from the Benincasa hispida cultivar B227 chromosome 12, ASM972705v1, whole genome shotgun sequence genome encodes:
- the LOC120068542 gene encoding protein MEI2-like 4 isoform X2 has product MPSEVLDLKGLSSSSFFSDDLHHSDEGQVGVWKSASVPNHRASNISGASSSVEKFSIGECLTENSLENHDSFPVRDQNASLILNRHAVGAERTSNYFSRSNDVNMMNSQYESSLFSSSLSDIFTRKLRFSPSNALYGHSVDTVASHFEEEEVFESLEELEAQTIGNLLPDDDDLLAGVTDGLDCLVETTGEDDAEDLDFFSNVGGMDLGDDGLSVGQKNSESPGGLFNNLPGMHNGAMAGEHPLGEHPSRTLFVRNINSNVEDSELKVLFEQYGDIRTLYTACKHRGFVMISYYDIRAARNAMKALQNKPLRRRKLDIHYSIPKDNPSEKDINQGTLVVFNLESSVSNEELRQIFGVYGEIKEIREAPHRSHHKFIEFYDIRAAEAALCALNLSDIAGKQIKLEPSRPGGVRRSLVQQLHPQLEREDIGLYLQQGLVPGGTIKSSSLSNGSVLGVHSVLRAPSLETVLHHGISSSVPSSLPSVVRSESTGNQSGFIDSGHSPSQLKLGIRASPAVHPHSLPEHPDGLNSNVHCNSLNTIAGNISLRPPERADSRLCGVNFNGRSIELNEDVFASGGNRTCPIPGPHYTWGNSYRPQPPAPGVVWPNSPSYMNGISAAHTPSQVHGVPRAASHLMHTVMPMNNHHVGSAPAVNPSIWDRQHAYAGELSKASGFHSGSIGNMNLSNNSPQSMDFFSHIFPQVGGNSVELPIPQRNVGLQSHHQRCMVFPGRGQILPMMNSFDSSNERGRSRRNEAASNQADKKQYELDIDRIMRGEDNRTTLMIKNIPNKYTSKMLLAAIDERHRGTYDFIYLPIDFKNKCNVGYAFINMTDPGLIIPFYEAFNGKKWEKFNSEKVASLAYARIQGKAALIAHFQNSSLMNEDKRCRPILFNTDGPNAGDQVPFPMGVNVRTRPGKTRTNTQDENPDEGLIISGNGENYSSGDASSSCLVKDLDQPVP; this is encoded by the exons ATGCCGTCCGAAGTATTGGACTTGAAGGGTTTGTCTTCATCTTCCTTCTTCTCCGACGATTTACATCATTCAGATGAG GGGCAGGTTGGAGTTTGGAAGTCAGCTAGTGTGCCAAATCACCGTG CCAGTAACATATCAGGCGCTTCATCATCTGTGGAAAAATTTTCAATAGGTGAGTGCCTGACAGAAAACTCACTGGAAAATCATGATTCGTTTCCTGTGAGAGACCAGAATGCAAGTCTTATCCTGAATAGACATGCTGTTGGAGCTGAAAGAACATCCAATTATTTTTCTCGAAGTAATGATGTCAATATGATGAATTCTCAGTATGAGAGTAGTCTCTTCTCCAGTTCTTTATCAGATATATTTACTAGGAAGT TGCGCTTTTCTCCGAGCAATGCACTATATGGCCATTCTGTTGATACTGTTGCATCTCACTTTGAGGAGGAGGAAGTTTTTGAGTCACTTGAAGAACTGGAGGCCCAGACCATTGGAAACCTCCTTCCTGACGATGATGACTTACTTGCTGGAGTAACTGATGGGCTTGATTGTTTGGTTGAAACAACTGGTGAGGATGATGCTGAAGACTTGGATTTCTTTAGCAATGTTGGAGGGATGGATTTGGGTGACGATGGGTTATCTGTGGGACAAAAGAATTCTGAATCTCCTGGAGGACTTTTTAACAATTTGCCGGGGATGCATAATGGTGCTATGGCTGGAGAGCATCCTTTAGGCGAGCATCCTTCCAGGACACTGTTTGTGAGAAACATAAATAGCAATGTTGAAGATTCTGAATTGAAGGTCCTTTTTGAG CAATATGGAGACATTCGCACTCTTTATACAGCATGCAAACATCGAGGGTTTGTTATGATATCCTATTATGATATTAGAGCCGCCCGTAATGCAATGAAAGCACTCCAGAATAAACCGTTGAGACGAAGGAAGCTTGACATACATTATTCCATACCGAAG GACAACCCTTCTGAAAAAGATATCAACCAAGGAACACTTGTTGTTTTTAACCTTGAGTCTTCTGTTTCAAATGAAGAACTTCGTCAAATATTTGGTGTCTATGGAGAAATCAAGGAG ATCCGTGAAGCCCCCCACAGAAGTCATCATAAATTCATTGAATTTTATGATATCCGAGCAGCAGAGGCTGCTCTTTGTGCATTAAACCTGAGTGATATAGCAGGCAAGCAGATAAAGCTTGAGCCAAGTCGTCCTGGTGGTGTGAGACGCAG TTTGGTACAACAATTACATCCGCAGTTGGAGCGGGAAGATATTGGTCTCTATTTGCAACAGG GCTTAGTTCCTGGTGGGACTATCAAGTCTAGCAGCCTGAGTAATGGATCTGTTCTTGGAGTACATTCTGTGTTACGAGCTCCATCTCTGGAGACTGTGTTGCATCATGGGATATCTTCTAGCGTTCCTAGTAGCTTACCTTCTGTAGTGAGATCTGAATCAACTGGCAACCAATCTGGCTTCATTGACTCTGGTCATTCACCTTCACAACTGAAGCTGGGTATCCGGGCATCTCCAGCTGTTCATCCTCATTCACTTCCAGAACACCCTGATGGTTTGAACAGCAATGTTCACTGCAATTCTCTAAATACGATTGCAGGAAACATCAGTCTACGACCACCCGAAAGAGCTGATAGCAGGCTATGTGGAGTGAACTTTAATGGTCGATCAATTGAATTGAATGAAGATG TTTTTGCATCTGGTGGTAATAGAACATGCCCCATTCCTGGACCTCATTATACATGGGGTAACTCCTACCGGCCCCAGCCTCCAGCTCCAGGTGTTGTATGGCCAAATTCTCCATCTTATATGAATGGAATTTCTGCTGCCCATACCCCGTCCCAGGTCCATGGAGTTCCAAGAGCAGCATCTCATTTGATGCACACAGTTATGCCCATGAATAATCACCACGTTGGATCAGCACCAGCTGTTAATCCTTCTATTTGGGATAGACAGCATGCTTATGCTGGGGAATTGTCAAAAGCCTCTGGTTTCCATTCAGGTTCTATAGGGAATATGAATTTGTCTAACAATTCACCACAGTCTATGGATTTTTTCTCTCATATCTTCCCACAAGTTGGTGGAAATTCTGTAGAGCTTCCTATCCCTCAACGGAATGTAGGACTACAATCTCATCATCAGCGGTGCATGGTTTTTCCTGGACGGGGCCAAATTCTTCCAATGATGAATTCATTTGACTCTTCAAATGAACGTGGTAGAAGCCGAAGAAATGAAGCAGCCTCTAATCAAGCAGATAAGAAGCAATATGAACTTGATATTGATCGCATAATGAGGGGTGAAGACAATCGTACTACACTTATGATAAAGAACATTCCCAACAA ATATACGTCAAAGATGCTTTTGGCTGCAATTGATGAACGCCATCGAGGAACTTATGACTTCATCTATCTGCCCATTGACTTTAAG AACAAATGTAACGTGGGATATGCGTTCATTAACATGACTGATCCTGGCCTAATCATTCCATTTTATGAG GCATTTAATGGGAAAAAATGGGAGAAATTCAATAGTGAGAAGGTGGCATCACTTGCATATGCTCGCATACAAGGAAAAGCTGCTCTCATCGCTCATTTCCAGAATTCAAGCTTAATGAATGAAGATAAGCGATGTCGACCAATCCTTTTCAACACTGATGGCCCCAATGCAGGCGATCAG GTTCCATTTCCAATGGGGGTAAATGTTCGTACCAGGCCAGGAAAAACCCGAACCAATACGCAGGACGAAAATCCTGATGAAGGTCTAATAATTTCTGGAAATGGTGAGAATTATTCCAGTGGAGACGCATCTTCTTCATGTCTTGTAAAGGATTTGGACCAGCCAGTACCATAA
- the LOC120068542 gene encoding protein MEI2-like 4 isoform X1 produces the protein MPSEVLDLKGLSSSSFFSDDLHHSDEGQVGVWKSASVPNHRASNISGASSSVEKFSIGECLTENSLENHDSFPVRDQNASLILNRHAVGAERTSNYFSRSNDVNMMNSQYESSLFSSSLSDIFTRKLRFSPSNALYGHSVDTVASHFEEEEVFESLEELEAQTIGNLLPDDDDLLAGVTDGLDCLVETTGEDDAEDLDFFSNVGGMDLGDDGLSVGQKNSESPGGLFNNLPGMHNGAMAGEHPLGEHPSRTLFVRNINSNVEDSELKVLFEQYGDIRTLYTACKHRGFVMISYYDIRAARNAMKALQNKPLRRRKLDIHYSIPKDNPSEKDINQGTLVVFNLESSVSNEELRQIFGVYGEIKEIREAPHRSHHKFIEFYDIRAAEAALCALNLSDIAGKQIKLEPSRPGGVRRSLVQQLHPQLEREDIGLYLQQGSPPINCSAGFSGLVPGGTIKSSSLSNGSVLGVHSVLRAPSLETVLHHGISSSVPSSLPSVVRSESTGNQSGFIDSGHSPSQLKLGIRASPAVHPHSLPEHPDGLNSNVHCNSLNTIAGNISLRPPERADSRLCGVNFNGRSIELNEDVFASGGNRTCPIPGPHYTWGNSYRPQPPAPGVVWPNSPSYMNGISAAHTPSQVHGVPRAASHLMHTVMPMNNHHVGSAPAVNPSIWDRQHAYAGELSKASGFHSGSIGNMNLSNNSPQSMDFFSHIFPQVGGNSVELPIPQRNVGLQSHHQRCMVFPGRGQILPMMNSFDSSNERGRSRRNEAASNQADKKQYELDIDRIMRGEDNRTTLMIKNIPNKYTSKMLLAAIDERHRGTYDFIYLPIDFKNKCNVGYAFINMTDPGLIIPFYEAFNGKKWEKFNSEKVASLAYARIQGKAALIAHFQNSSLMNEDKRCRPILFNTDGPNAGDQVPFPMGVNVRTRPGKTRTNTQDENPDEGLIISGNGENYSSGDASSSCLVKDLDQPVP, from the exons ATGCCGTCCGAAGTATTGGACTTGAAGGGTTTGTCTTCATCTTCCTTCTTCTCCGACGATTTACATCATTCAGATGAG GGGCAGGTTGGAGTTTGGAAGTCAGCTAGTGTGCCAAATCACCGTG CCAGTAACATATCAGGCGCTTCATCATCTGTGGAAAAATTTTCAATAGGTGAGTGCCTGACAGAAAACTCACTGGAAAATCATGATTCGTTTCCTGTGAGAGACCAGAATGCAAGTCTTATCCTGAATAGACATGCTGTTGGAGCTGAAAGAACATCCAATTATTTTTCTCGAAGTAATGATGTCAATATGATGAATTCTCAGTATGAGAGTAGTCTCTTCTCCAGTTCTTTATCAGATATATTTACTAGGAAGT TGCGCTTTTCTCCGAGCAATGCACTATATGGCCATTCTGTTGATACTGTTGCATCTCACTTTGAGGAGGAGGAAGTTTTTGAGTCACTTGAAGAACTGGAGGCCCAGACCATTGGAAACCTCCTTCCTGACGATGATGACTTACTTGCTGGAGTAACTGATGGGCTTGATTGTTTGGTTGAAACAACTGGTGAGGATGATGCTGAAGACTTGGATTTCTTTAGCAATGTTGGAGGGATGGATTTGGGTGACGATGGGTTATCTGTGGGACAAAAGAATTCTGAATCTCCTGGAGGACTTTTTAACAATTTGCCGGGGATGCATAATGGTGCTATGGCTGGAGAGCATCCTTTAGGCGAGCATCCTTCCAGGACACTGTTTGTGAGAAACATAAATAGCAATGTTGAAGATTCTGAATTGAAGGTCCTTTTTGAG CAATATGGAGACATTCGCACTCTTTATACAGCATGCAAACATCGAGGGTTTGTTATGATATCCTATTATGATATTAGAGCCGCCCGTAATGCAATGAAAGCACTCCAGAATAAACCGTTGAGACGAAGGAAGCTTGACATACATTATTCCATACCGAAG GACAACCCTTCTGAAAAAGATATCAACCAAGGAACACTTGTTGTTTTTAACCTTGAGTCTTCTGTTTCAAATGAAGAACTTCGTCAAATATTTGGTGTCTATGGAGAAATCAAGGAG ATCCGTGAAGCCCCCCACAGAAGTCATCATAAATTCATTGAATTTTATGATATCCGAGCAGCAGAGGCTGCTCTTTGTGCATTAAACCTGAGTGATATAGCAGGCAAGCAGATAAAGCTTGAGCCAAGTCGTCCTGGTGGTGTGAGACGCAG TTTGGTACAACAATTACATCCGCAGTTGGAGCGGGAAGATATTGGTCTCTATTTGCAACAGGGTAGCCCTCCCATTAACTGTAGTGCTGGCTTCTCTG GCTTAGTTCCTGGTGGGACTATCAAGTCTAGCAGCCTGAGTAATGGATCTGTTCTTGGAGTACATTCTGTGTTACGAGCTCCATCTCTGGAGACTGTGTTGCATCATGGGATATCTTCTAGCGTTCCTAGTAGCTTACCTTCTGTAGTGAGATCTGAATCAACTGGCAACCAATCTGGCTTCATTGACTCTGGTCATTCACCTTCACAACTGAAGCTGGGTATCCGGGCATCTCCAGCTGTTCATCCTCATTCACTTCCAGAACACCCTGATGGTTTGAACAGCAATGTTCACTGCAATTCTCTAAATACGATTGCAGGAAACATCAGTCTACGACCACCCGAAAGAGCTGATAGCAGGCTATGTGGAGTGAACTTTAATGGTCGATCAATTGAATTGAATGAAGATG TTTTTGCATCTGGTGGTAATAGAACATGCCCCATTCCTGGACCTCATTATACATGGGGTAACTCCTACCGGCCCCAGCCTCCAGCTCCAGGTGTTGTATGGCCAAATTCTCCATCTTATATGAATGGAATTTCTGCTGCCCATACCCCGTCCCAGGTCCATGGAGTTCCAAGAGCAGCATCTCATTTGATGCACACAGTTATGCCCATGAATAATCACCACGTTGGATCAGCACCAGCTGTTAATCCTTCTATTTGGGATAGACAGCATGCTTATGCTGGGGAATTGTCAAAAGCCTCTGGTTTCCATTCAGGTTCTATAGGGAATATGAATTTGTCTAACAATTCACCACAGTCTATGGATTTTTTCTCTCATATCTTCCCACAAGTTGGTGGAAATTCTGTAGAGCTTCCTATCCCTCAACGGAATGTAGGACTACAATCTCATCATCAGCGGTGCATGGTTTTTCCTGGACGGGGCCAAATTCTTCCAATGATGAATTCATTTGACTCTTCAAATGAACGTGGTAGAAGCCGAAGAAATGAAGCAGCCTCTAATCAAGCAGATAAGAAGCAATATGAACTTGATATTGATCGCATAATGAGGGGTGAAGACAATCGTACTACACTTATGATAAAGAACATTCCCAACAA ATATACGTCAAAGATGCTTTTGGCTGCAATTGATGAACGCCATCGAGGAACTTATGACTTCATCTATCTGCCCATTGACTTTAAG AACAAATGTAACGTGGGATATGCGTTCATTAACATGACTGATCCTGGCCTAATCATTCCATTTTATGAG GCATTTAATGGGAAAAAATGGGAGAAATTCAATAGTGAGAAGGTGGCATCACTTGCATATGCTCGCATACAAGGAAAAGCTGCTCTCATCGCTCATTTCCAGAATTCAAGCTTAATGAATGAAGATAAGCGATGTCGACCAATCCTTTTCAACACTGATGGCCCCAATGCAGGCGATCAG GTTCCATTTCCAATGGGGGTAAATGTTCGTACCAGGCCAGGAAAAACCCGAACCAATACGCAGGACGAAAATCCTGATGAAGGTCTAATAATTTCTGGAAATGGTGAGAATTATTCCAGTGGAGACGCATCTTCTTCATGTCTTGTAAAGGATTTGGACCAGCCAGTACCATAA